A genomic region of Gemmata massiliana contains the following coding sequences:
- a CDS encoding dTDP-4-dehydrorhamnose 3,5-epimerase family protein, with product MNVPLPKYVERGPIHDVAWVPLKFFTDPRGWLVELFRNDLVPPQFHPVMAYVSMTKPGVARGPHEHIDQADYFCFTGPSTFRVYLWDARKDSPTFGAKEVREVGESTPFALIVPPGVVHAYKNVGDKDGWVFNAANRLYAGWLKQEPVDEIRHEKDPNSPYQLD from the coding sequence ATGAACGTTCCCCTGCCGAAATATGTTGAGCGCGGGCCGATCCACGACGTCGCGTGGGTGCCACTGAAGTTCTTCACCGACCCGCGCGGGTGGCTCGTTGAGTTGTTCCGTAACGACCTCGTGCCGCCCCAATTCCACCCGGTCATGGCCTACGTGTCGATGACCAAGCCGGGAGTCGCACGCGGGCCGCACGAGCACATCGATCAGGCCGACTACTTCTGCTTCACCGGGCCGTCCACGTTCCGGGTGTACTTGTGGGACGCGCGCAAGGACTCGCCCACGTTCGGCGCGAAGGAAGTGCGCGAGGTCGGCGAGAGCACCCCGTTCGCGCTCATCGTGCCGCCGGGGGTCGTTCACGCCTACAAGAACGTTGGCGACAAGGACGGGTGGGTGTTCAACGCAGCGAACCGGCTCTACGCTGGGTGGCTCAAGCAGGAACCTGTGGACGAGATCCGCCACGAAAAAGACCCGAACAGCCCCTACCAACTCGATTGA
- a CDS encoding flavin reductase family protein, translated as MNRMTHATTGPSESLAAALGRVPSGLYVLTARNGDDETGMLASWVQQCSFDPPQVSVAVNNQRYVLDWLKDGATFVLNVVPEGGKALVAHFGKGFSSGEPAFEGLEVTRERGIPPVLLAAHAYLVCHVANRITVGDHTLVIGRVTAGAVLHDSKPTVHVRKNGLKY; from the coding sequence ATGAATCGCATGACACACGCGACCACTGGCCCGTCGGAGTCACTCGCAGCCGCGCTCGGTCGCGTACCGAGCGGGTTGTACGTCCTCACCGCGCGCAACGGCGACGACGAAACCGGGATGCTCGCGTCCTGGGTGCAGCAGTGCTCTTTCGACCCGCCCCAAGTGTCGGTCGCGGTGAACAACCAGCGATACGTGCTCGACTGGCTAAAGGACGGGGCTACGTTCGTGCTGAACGTCGTTCCGGAGGGCGGGAAAGCTCTCGTCGCGCACTTCGGGAAAGGCTTCTCGTCAGGCGAGCCGGCCTTCGAGGGATTGGAAGTAACACGCGAGCGTGGAATCCCCCCCGTGCTGCTGGCGGCCCATGCCTACCTCGTGTGTCACGTCGCGAACCGCATCACGGTCGGTGACCACACTCTCGTCATCGGCCGCGTCACCGCGGGGGCCGTGCTCCACGACAGTAAGCCCACCGTTCACGTGCGCAAGAACGGGCTAAAATACTGA
- a CDS encoding sulfite oxidase-like oxidoreductase, with protein sequence MADEPIISSDTQRENRVPPRQVLTQKWPVLHAGSIPPFEPAKWTLSLFPAPLIGAIKQFTWAEFNALPRHRVFADMHCVTRWSKLDNLWEGVVTRELLNHITLSPQAKFVMVHSEYGFSTNLPIDDFFAEDCLFATHHNGEPLTQEHGYPVRLVVPRLYTWKSAKWVRGIEFMEEDRPGYWESSENGGYHMRGDPWTGGPDGDGQRFRSETENGH encoded by the coding sequence ATGGCCGACGAGCCGATCATCAGTTCGGATACGCAGCGCGAGAACCGCGTGCCCCCGCGCCAGGTTCTCACGCAGAAGTGGCCGGTACTGCACGCCGGAAGCATCCCGCCGTTCGAGCCGGCGAAGTGGACGCTTTCGCTGTTCCCCGCCCCACTCATTGGCGCCATCAAGCAGTTCACCTGGGCCGAATTCAATGCCCTCCCGCGCCACCGCGTGTTCGCGGACATGCACTGCGTCACGCGCTGGAGCAAACTCGACAATTTGTGGGAGGGCGTCGTCACCCGCGAGTTACTAAACCACATCACGTTGTCTCCACAGGCAAAGTTCGTGATGGTTCACAGCGAGTACGGGTTCTCCACGAACCTGCCGATCGACGACTTCTTCGCAGAAGATTGCCTCTTCGCCACGCACCACAACGGCGAACCGCTCACGCAGGAGCACGGTTACCCGGTCCGGTTAGTCGTTCCGCGGCTGTACACCTGGAAGAGCGCAAAGTGGGTCCGCGGGATTGAGTTCATGGAAGAGGACCGGCCCGGATACTGGGAAAGTTCGGAAAACGGCGGTTACCACATGCGCGGCGACCCGTGGACGGGCGGTCCCGACGGGGACGGTCAACGCTTCCGGTCCGAAACCGAAAATGGGCACTGA